From Methylobacterium radiodurans, a single genomic window includes:
- a CDS encoding PepSY domain-containing protein, translating to MQTSPRSGTDRRSTRRRLRAGLRLVSAACALLAGSAFSAQAQYVFEDEILPPRAVVWRLSDRGFTGIARPRFDGRAYVVEAFDPRGDRVRLVVAPDSGAIVGRQRLEPPLIVGRLARPMPGYGWTEEDYGAARRPSRGEETGGLVPPGRIPMPDERGAYAARPLPSVPPRAHEPSRRDAAREASVADPAGNPLGLNPDAAGRQTAPRRSARPAPPGEKAASPRLSDVKPPEKPTARLSPEVPRPAEAPKPEAPRTETAKVDPAVDPKADAPKGPAMPAAQTPAPRTADLKPADKPADPGWKDPPEAKRNVRVIGGATIVPGTTDKDGATGN from the coding sequence ATGCAGACGAGTCCGAGAAGCGGCACAGACCGTCGTTCCACCCGACGCCGGCTCAGGGCGGGCCTGCGCCTCGTCTCGGCCGCCTGCGCCCTGCTGGCCGGATCGGCCTTCTCGGCACAAGCTCAATACGTCTTCGAGGACGAGATCCTGCCGCCGCGCGCGGTGGTCTGGCGCCTGAGCGACCGCGGCTTCACCGGCATCGCCCGCCCGCGCTTCGACGGCCGCGCCTACGTCGTGGAGGCCTTCGACCCGCGCGGCGACCGGGTCCGCCTCGTCGTCGCGCCCGATAGCGGCGCGATCGTCGGGCGCCAAAGACTCGAGCCGCCGCTGATCGTCGGGCGCCTCGCGCGGCCGATGCCCGGCTACGGCTGGACCGAGGAGGATTACGGCGCGGCCCGCAGACCGTCGCGAGGCGAGGAGACGGGCGGCCTCGTGCCGCCGGGCCGCATCCCGATGCCGGACGAGCGCGGTGCCTACGCGGCGCGCCCGCTGCCGTCCGTCCCGCCGCGCGCCCACGAACCCAGCCGCCGGGACGCCGCCCGCGAGGCCTCGGTGGCCGATCCGGCCGGCAACCCGCTCGGGCTGAATCCGGACGCGGCCGGCCGCCAGACCGCCCCGCGCCGGAGCGCCCGCCCCGCCCCACCCGGCGAGAAGGCCGCGAGCCCTCGGCTCTCCGACGTGAAGCCGCCCGAGAAGCCGACCGCCCGCCTCAGCCCCGAAGTCCCGCGGCCGGCGGAGGCACCGAAGCCGGAAGCTCCGAGAACCGAGACGGCCAAGGTCGATCCGGCCGTCGATCCGAAGGCGGACGCGCCGAAGGGACCGGCAATGCCGGCCGCGCAGACGCCCGCGCCGAGAACGGCCGATCTCAAGCCAGCCGACAAGCCGGCCGATCCGGGCTGGAAGGATCCGCCGGAGGCCAAGCGCAACGTGCGGGTCATCGGCGGCGCCACGATCGTACCGGGCACCACCGACAAGGACGGCGCGACCGGGAACTGA
- the fdhD gene encoding formate dehydrogenase accessory sulfurtransferase FdhD, translated as MPGHDVAENGSPLPEPAVRVPTRVVAYREAEPRADSRALAVETPVNLVYGSVPYAVMMTTPSDLEDFAYGFSLTEGIIEAAEEIRGVTLESGAEGLRLLVDLAPGRLREHLARKRALSGRTGCGVCGIEDLASLPSADMREAPAIRVTVAAIERALSALSDAQVLNHETRAVHAAAWADLDGTLVAVREDVGRHNALDKLVGALMRSGRDPATGFAVITSRCSFEMVEKAARLGAAVIVAISAPTSLALARAREHDMTLCAIARSDTLTVFCGGERLVMSG; from the coding sequence ATGCCTGGGCACGATGTCGCGGAGAACGGATCGCCTCTTCCGGAGCCCGCCGTCCGGGTGCCCACGCGGGTCGTCGCCTACCGAGAGGCCGAGCCACGGGCGGACAGTCGGGCGCTCGCCGTCGAGACTCCGGTCAACCTCGTCTACGGCAGCGTGCCCTACGCGGTCATGATGACGACGCCGTCCGACCTCGAGGACTTCGCCTACGGCTTCAGCCTGACGGAGGGGATCATCGAGGCCGCCGAGGAGATCCGGGGCGTGACGCTGGAGAGCGGGGCCGAGGGGCTGCGCCTGCTGGTGGATCTCGCGCCCGGGAGGCTCCGCGAGCACCTCGCTCGCAAGCGCGCGCTCAGCGGGCGCACCGGCTGCGGCGTCTGCGGGATCGAGGATCTGGCCTCGCTGCCGAGCGCCGACATGCGCGAGGCGCCCGCGATCCGTGTCACGGTCGCGGCGATCGAGCGGGCCCTATCGGCGCTCTCGGACGCGCAGGTCCTCAACCACGAGACCCGGGCGGTACACGCCGCCGCCTGGGCGGATCTCGACGGCACGCTCGTCGCGGTGCGCGAGGATGTCGGCCGCCACAATGCCCTCGACAAGCTGGTCGGTGCGCTCATGCGCTCGGGCCGCGACCCGGCGACGGGCTTCGCGGTGATCACCAGCCGCTGCTCGTTCGAGATGGTGGAGAAGGCCGCTCGGCTCGGCGCCGCCGTGATCGTGGCGATCTCGGCCCCAACTTCCCTGGCACTGGCCCGCGCGCGCGAGCACGACATGACTCTCTGCGCCATCGCGCGCTCGGACACGCTGACGGTGTTCTGCGGCGGCGAGCGCCTTGTGATGTCGGGCTGA
- the coxB gene encoding cytochrome c oxidase subunit II codes for MRTARTKTPFLSGVAGLGALLVTSSQTFAAGIGQPVPWQMDRQVAVTENARDIHAFEHWMHWLSLGISLFVLGLILWCIFRFGEKRNPTPSKTTHNTAIEIAWTIVPVLILVAVAIPSFRLLRTQLSDPKADVMIKVIGHAWYWSYEYPQTDQGGGFTFDANLDEDKQPKLLATDNDMVVPVNKVVKIQVTSTDVLHSWALPSFGFKIDAITGRLNQAWFKADKEGTYHGQCSELCGQRHAYMPITVRVVSEEAYAQWLTEAKTKYARLDDGSKLADAR; via the coding sequence ATGCGGACGGCGCGGACGAAAACACCATTCTTGTCAGGGGTGGCCGGGCTCGGCGCGCTCCTCGTGACGTCCTCCCAGACCTTCGCCGCGGGTATCGGCCAGCCGGTGCCGTGGCAGATGGACCGTCAGGTCGCGGTCACAGAGAACGCGCGCGACATCCACGCCTTCGAGCACTGGATGCACTGGCTCTCGCTCGGCATCTCGCTCTTCGTCCTGGGGCTGATCCTCTGGTGCATCTTCCGCTTCGGCGAGAAGCGGAACCCGACACCCTCGAAGACGACCCACAACACCGCGATCGAGATCGCCTGGACCATCGTCCCGGTGCTCATCCTCGTCGCGGTCGCGATCCCCTCGTTCCGCCTGCTGCGCACGCAGCTCTCGGATCCGAAGGCCGACGTGATGATCAAGGTGATCGGTCACGCCTGGTACTGGTCCTACGAGTACCCGCAGACCGACCAGGGCGGCGGCTTCACCTTCGACGCCAACCTCGACGAGGACAAGCAGCCGAAGCTGCTCGCCACCGACAACGACATGGTCGTGCCGGTGAACAAGGTGGTGAAGATCCAGGTCACCTCGACCGACGTGCTGCACTCCTGGGCGCTGCCGTCCTTCGGCTTCAAGATCGACGCGATCACGGGCCGCCTGAACCAGGCCTGGTTCAAGGCCGACAAGGAGGGCACCTACCACGGCCAGTGCTCCGAGCTCTGCGGCCAGCGCCACGCCTACATGCCCATCACCGTGCGTGTGGTGAGCGAGGAGGCCTACGCCCAGTGGCTCACCGAGGCGAAGACGAAGTACGCACGCCTCGACGACGGCTCGAAGCTCGCCGACGCGCGCTGA
- the ctaD gene encoding cytochrome c oxidase subunit I — protein MATATAHGAHDAHDDHKPSFFARWFLSTNHKDIGTLYLLFAFCAGMVGAFLSFGIRMEMEEPGLQYFSNPATYNVFVTGHGLIMVFFMVMPALIGGFGNWFVPLMIGAPDMAFPRMNNISFWLTFAGFLSLVCSLFVEGAPGAQGAGTGWTVYPPLSAAGHPGPAVDFAIFALHLSGAGSILGAINFITTILNMRAPGMTLHKMPLFAWAELVTAFLLLLSLPVLAGAITMLLTDRNFGTTFFDPAGGGDPILWQHLFWFFGHPEVYIMILPAFGIVSHIIATFSRKPVFGYLAMAYAMVAIGVVGFVVWAHHMYTVGLSLQTQSYFVFATMVIAVPTGVKIFSWIATMWGGSIRFTAAMHWAIGFIFLFTVGGVTGVVLANSSIDKYLHDTYYVVAHFHYVLSLGAVFIIFAGVYYWFPKMTGRIIPEWAGKLHFWLAFIGANVLFFPMHFLGLAGMPRRYADYPEAFAGWHKVSTYGGHIFALGMFVFVIGVVLAFRSKVRAADNPWGEGATTLEWTLSSPPPFHQFETLPRIADEPGHH, from the coding sequence ATGGCAACAGCCACCGCACACGGGGCGCATGACGCCCACGACGACCACAAGCCGAGCTTCTTCGCCCGCTGGTTCCTCTCCACGAACCACAAGGACATCGGCACGCTCTACCTGCTCTTCGCCTTCTGCGCGGGCATGGTCGGCGCGTTCCTCTCCTTCGGCATCCGCATGGAGATGGAGGAGCCCGGGCTGCAGTACTTCTCCAACCCGGCCACCTACAACGTGTTCGTGACCGGCCACGGCCTCATCATGGTGTTCTTCATGGTGATGCCGGCGCTGATCGGCGGCTTCGGCAACTGGTTCGTGCCCCTCATGATCGGCGCGCCCGACATGGCGTTCCCGCGCATGAACAACATCTCGTTCTGGCTGACCTTCGCGGGCTTCCTGAGCCTCGTCTGCTCCCTCTTCGTCGAGGGCGCACCGGGCGCGCAGGGCGCGGGCACCGGCTGGACCGTCTACCCGCCGCTCTCGGCCGCGGGCCATCCGGGTCCCGCCGTCGACTTCGCGATCTTCGCCCTGCACCTCTCGGGCGCGGGCTCGATCCTCGGCGCGATCAACTTCATCACCACCATCCTGAACATGCGCGCCCCCGGCATGACGCTGCACAAGATGCCGCTCTTCGCCTGGGCCGAGCTCGTCACCGCGTTCCTCCTGCTCCTGTCGCTCCCGGTTCTCGCCGGCGCGATCACGATGCTGCTCACCGACCGCAACTTCGGCACGACCTTCTTCGACCCCGCCGGCGGCGGTGACCCGATCCTCTGGCAGCACCTGTTCTGGTTCTTCGGTCACCCCGAAGTCTACATCATGATCCTGCCGGCCTTCGGCATCGTCTCGCACATCATCGCCACGTTCTCGCGCAAGCCGGTCTTCGGCTACCTCGCGATGGCCTACGCGATGGTCGCGATCGGCGTCGTCGGCTTCGTCGTGTGGGCCCACCACATGTACACGGTCGGCCTCTCGCTCCAGACGCAGTCCTACTTCGTGTTCGCCACGATGGTGATCGCGGTGCCGACGGGCGTGAAGATCTTCTCGTGGATCGCCACGATGTGGGGCGGCTCCATCCGCTTCACAGCCGCGATGCACTGGGCGATCGGCTTCATCTTCTTGTTCACCGTCGGCGGTGTCACCGGCGTCGTGCTGGCGAACTCGTCGATCGACAAGTACCTGCACGACACCTACTACGTCGTGGCGCACTTCCACTACGTGCTCTCGCTCGGTGCCGTGTTCATCATCTTCGCCGGTGTCTACTACTGGTTCCCGAAGATGACTGGCCGCATCATCCCCGAATGGGCCGGCAAGCTGCACTTCTGGCTGGCCTTCATCGGCGCGAACGTCCTGTTCTTCCCGATGCACTTCCTGGGTCTGGCCGGCATGCCGCGTCGTTACGCCGACTACCCGGAGGCGTTCGCGGGCTGGCACAAGGTCTCGACCTACGGCGGCCACATCTTCGCGCTCGGCATGTTCGTGTTCGTGATCGGCGTGGTCCTGGCCTTCCGCTCGAAGGTGCGCGCCGCGGACAACCCGTGGGGCGAGGGTGCGACGACGCTGGAATGGACCCTGTCGTCGCCGCCGCCCTTCCACCAGTTCGAGACCCTGCCCCGTATCGCGGACGAGCCGGGTCACCACTGA
- a CDS encoding heme o synthase, with protein sequence MTSLTNALPAERETFAPAVGGDVPDYFALLKPRVMVLVIFTALVGMVVSPHGHVSPVIGAISLLMIAIGAGASGCLNMWWDADIDAVMTRTAKRPIPDGRIRPNEALAFGLFLSVASTLVLGLAANWLAAGLLAFTIVFYAVIYSMWLKRATAQNIVIGGAAGALPPVIGQAVVTGSVGIESLVLFAIIFIWTPPHFWALALVKAGEYAKAGIPMMPNVAGPDSTRRQIVWYTVLLAPLGLVPVVLGFGGLLYAVIGVLGGLGMLAFSVQVLRNREGEAEKRAAMGMFGFSILYLFLLFAALLAEQSLGLFRPLVA encoded by the coding sequence ATGACGAGTCTGACCAACGCACTTCCCGCCGAGCGCGAGACCTTCGCGCCCGCCGTCGGCGGCGACGTTCCGGACTACTTCGCCCTGCTCAAGCCGCGGGTGATGGTGCTGGTGATCTTCACCGCGCTCGTCGGCATGGTGGTCTCGCCGCACGGCCACGTCTCTCCGGTGATCGGGGCGATCTCGCTCCTGATGATCGCGATCGGCGCGGGCGCCTCGGGCTGCCTCAACATGTGGTGGGACGCCGACATCGACGCGGTGATGACCCGCACCGCCAAGCGGCCGATCCCGGACGGCCGCATCCGCCCGAACGAGGCGCTGGCCTTCGGCCTGTTCCTCTCGGTCGCCTCGACGCTGGTCCTCGGGCTCGCGGCGAACTGGCTGGCGGCGGGGCTCCTCGCCTTCACCATCGTGTTCTACGCGGTGATCTACTCGATGTGGCTGAAGCGGGCGACCGCGCAGAACATCGTCATCGGCGGCGCGGCGGGCGCCCTGCCCCCGGTGATCGGGCAGGCGGTGGTGACGGGCTCGGTCGGCATCGAGTCGCTCGTGCTGTTTGCCATCATCTTCATTTGGACGCCGCCGCATTTCTGGGCGCTCGCCCTCGTCAAGGCCGGCGAGTACGCCAAGGCCGGCATCCCGATGATGCCGAACGTGGCCGGGCCGGATTCCACCCGCCGCCAGATCGTCTGGTACACGGTGCTGCTCGCGCCGCTCGGCCTCGTGCCGGTGGTCCTCGGCTTCGGCGGCCTGCTCTACGCGGTGATCGGCGTGCTCGGCGGCCTCGGCATGCTGGCCTTCAGCGTGCAGGTGCTGCGCAACCGCGAGGGCGAGGCGGAGAAGCGCGCCGCCATGGGAATGTTCGGCTTCTCGATCCTCTACCTCTTCCTGCTCTTCGCCGCGCTCCTCGCCGAGCAAAGCCTGGGGCTGTTCCGGCCGCTGGTGGCCTGA
- a CDS encoding cytochrome c oxidase assembly protein, which translates to MTNAPKSNRNAGRTAIACAGFAAGMLGLAFASVPLYDAFCKATGYGGTPRQGPVPTAVAAKPGDAMLVRFDTNVAPGLGWKFRAESRGVDANLGETQTVFFHVKNTGPTATTGVATFNVQPELMGGYFVKVECFCFKEQTLQPGESLDVPVVFYIDPAVRADQNTADLSEMTLSYTYFASKNGQPVTAALDRGKAPGRGNF; encoded by the coding sequence ATGACGAACGCCCCGAAATCGAACCGAAACGCCGGCCGCACGGCCATCGCCTGCGCGGGCTTCGCGGCGGGCATGCTCGGTCTCGCCTTCGCGTCGGTGCCGCTCTACGACGCCTTCTGCAAGGCGACGGGCTACGGCGGCACGCCGCGCCAGGGACCGGTGCCCACTGCGGTCGCGGCCAAGCCGGGCGATGCCATGCTGGTCCGCTTCGACACGAACGTCGCGCCGGGTCTGGGCTGGAAGTTCCGGGCCGAGAGCCGCGGCGTCGACGCGAACCTGGGCGAGACCCAGACCGTGTTCTTCCACGTGAAAAACACAGGGCCGACCGCAACGACGGGAGTCGCCACCTTCAACGTCCAGCCCGAGCTGATGGGCGGCTACTTCGTCAAGGTCGAGTGCTTCTGCTTCAAGGAGCAGACACTCCAGCCGGGCGAGAGCTTAGACGTGCCGGTGGTGTTCTACATCGACCCGGCCGTGCGCGCGGACCAGAACACCGCCGATCTCTCCGAGATGACCCTGTCCTACACCTACTTCGCCTCGAAGAACGGGCAGCCGGTGACGGCCGCGCTCGACCGGGGCAAGGCACCGGGACGGGGGAATTTCTAG
- a CDS encoding cytochrome c oxidase subunit 3: MAEAHAKNHDFHILAPSPWPLLGAMSGFVMTTGAVFWMKSIQFGTLSPGPYVFGAGLLGVLYTMFAWWSDVVKEANSGDHTRVVQLHHRYGMIMFIASEVMFFVAWFWAYFEAALYTADPIQASRLEFTGGVWPPKGIEAFDPWHLPLLNTLILLTSGTTITWAHHALLHGDRKGLKLGLLLTVVLGVLFTACQAYEYHHAAFGFSGSIYSSTFFMATGFHGAHVIIGTIFLIVCLLRANAGQFTTQQHLGFEFAAWYWHFVDVVWLFLFAAIYVWGAGVGHGAH, encoded by the coding sequence ATGGCAGAGGCGCACGCCAAGAATCACGACTTCCACATCCTGGCGCCCAGTCCCTGGCCGCTGCTCGGCGCTATGTCCGGCTTCGTGATGACGACGGGCGCCGTGTTCTGGATGAAGAGCATCCAGTTCGGCACCCTGTCGCCCGGCCCCTACGTGTTCGGCGCAGGGCTCCTCGGCGTGCTCTACACCATGTTCGCGTGGTGGAGCGACGTGGTGAAGGAGGCCAATTCCGGCGACCACACCCGCGTGGTGCAGCTCCACCACCGCTACGGCATGATCATGTTCATCGCCTCCGAGGTGATGTTCTTCGTGGCGTGGTTCTGGGCCTATTTCGAGGCCGCTCTCTACACCGCCGACCCGATCCAGGCCTCGCGTCTTGAGTTCACCGGCGGCGTCTGGCCGCCCAAGGGCATCGAGGCCTTCGATCCCTGGCACCTGCCGCTGCTCAACACGCTGATCCTGCTCACCTCGGGCACCACCATCACCTGGGCGCACCACGCCCTGCTGCACGGTGACCGCAAGGGGCTGAAGCTCGGCCTGCTGCTCACCGTGGTTCTCGGCGTGCTCTTCACCGCCTGCCAGGCCTACGAGTACCACCATGCCGCCTTCGGCTTCTCGGGGAGCATCTACTCGTCGACCTTCTTCATGGCGACGGGCTTCCACGGCGCCCACGTGATCATCGGCACGATCTTCCTGATCGTCTGTCTGCTGCGCGCCAATGCCGGCCAGTTCACCACCCAGCAGCACCTCGGCTTCGAGTTCGCCGCCTGGTACTGGCACTTCGTCGACGTGGTCTGGCTGTTCCTCTTCGCCGCCATCTACGTCTGGGGCGCCGGCGTCGGCCACGGCGCACACTGA
- a CDS encoding DUF983 domain-containing protein codes for MDHSHQRPEPIPTGLRGRCPRCGQGHLFKGFLTLRPSCEACDLDYANFDSADGPAFFVMSIVGLVVVGLALWMEIAYEPPIWVHALVAGSLSIGLSLLLVRPLKGMLIALQYANKAEQGRFEP; via the coding sequence TTGGATCACAGCCACCAGCGGCCCGAGCCGATCCCGACGGGCCTGCGCGGCCGTTGCCCGCGCTGCGGCCAGGGCCACCTGTTCAAGGGCTTCCTCACCCTGCGCCCCTCCTGCGAGGCCTGCGATCTCGACTACGCCAACTTCGACTCGGCGGACGGGCCAGCCTTCTTCGTGATGTCGATCGTCGGCCTCGTCGTGGTCGGCCTCGCGCTCTGGATGGAGATCGCCTACGAGCCGCCGATCTGGGTCCACGCCCTGGTGGCGGGTAGCCTGTCGATCGGCCTCAGCCTCCTGCTGGTGCGCCCGCTGAAGGGCATGCTGATCGCGCTGCAATACGCCAACAAGGCCGAGCAGGGACGCTTCGAGCCGTGA
- a CDS encoding SURF1 family protein codes for MDASGTTGRKATWRDLIAPGLSALIVLGILLGLGFWQIARKTEKEALIGRIRERSLAAPDLPPTPEAWNPARDEFRHVRVTGRFLNDRETLVHGLAPGDTPGRALQGYYVLTPFERADGGTLLVNRGFVPTELKAQEVRRDGLVTGETTVTGLLRASEPRAMFVPAPDPKRGEWFNRDISGIAEARGLGTVAPYLVEADAVPGQKTWPRGGQLRVDLPNNHLQYAFTWFGIAACLVGVFSVFAWRRLRDPVA; via the coding sequence GTGGACGCCTCCGGCACGACCGGGCGGAAGGCCACGTGGCGCGACCTGATCGCGCCGGGTCTCTCGGCGTTGATCGTGCTCGGCATCCTGCTCGGGCTCGGGTTCTGGCAGATCGCCCGCAAGACCGAGAAGGAGGCGCTCATCGGACGCATCCGGGAACGCTCGCTCGCCGCTCCCGACCTCCCGCCGACGCCGGAGGCCTGGAACCCGGCGCGCGACGAGTTCCGGCACGTCCGGGTGACCGGCCGCTTCCTGAACGATCGCGAGACTCTGGTGCACGGTCTCGCGCCCGGCGACACCCCGGGCCGCGCGCTCCAGGGCTACTACGTGCTGACGCCGTTCGAGCGGGCAGATGGCGGCACGCTCCTGGTCAACCGCGGCTTCGTGCCGACCGAGCTCAAGGCACAGGAGGTCCGGCGCGACGGCCTCGTCACGGGCGAGACCACCGTCACCGGTCTCCTCCGGGCGAGCGAGCCGCGCGCGATGTTCGTGCCCGCTCCCGACCCGAAGCGCGGTGAGTGGTTCAACCGGGACATTTCCGGGATCGCCGAGGCGCGCGGCCTCGGCACCGTGGCGCCCTACCTCGTCGAGGCCGACGCGGTGCCGGGCCAGAAGACCTGGCCGCGCGGCGGGCAGCTCCGGGTCGATCTGCCGAACAACCACCTGCAATACGCCTTCACGTGGTTCGGCATCGCTGCCTGCCTGGTGGGCGTTTTCTCGGTCTTCGCCTGGCGGCGCCTGCGCGATCCGGTCGCCTGA